In Mustela nigripes isolate SB6536 chromosome 9, MUSNIG.SB6536, whole genome shotgun sequence, the sequence gggaggcgGTCTCGGGAggggggctcccagctccaactCTGAGGCCTCAGCCATTTGCTTGGAGAAGGAGCTGAGCAGGTGCCCTGGGACCTGGTCTTGGAAGGGGTCCTGGGTCACGTCACGTGTGACTGCCAGCGGCAGATCATGTGGAGACACTGATGTCCGCTGGCCCTGAGGGACCTGGTGCTACTTACTTGCGCAAGGGCTCAGAGTTTCCTCCCAAATGTCCTTGGACGTAGGAGCCACATGCGAGTCATCAGGCCATAAAGAGGGACAGCAGTGCAGGGCCCCCTTATCAGACCACAAAGGGCTGAGTGTGCACTGCCACTCCCTGGGGCCCCCAGATGTGGAGCCAGGTGAGGGGCAGCCTGCAGGGGCCCTGTTGTTTCCAGGGCCACCTCCGGCTCTCTGCCACACAccccaaaacagaaaaatcaagacaCACAGCATCTGGGCAACAGCACGGTGATAACATGTTTAATTCCTGTGGGTGAGGTAAGGTGGGGCACTTGGGCCAGGCTGGTGTCCTGGCCAGGGGGTACAGCTGGCCCCTTGGGCAGGCCTCAGTAGCCATCATCGGCCCAGGTGACCTCGTAATCAGGGTACATGGCTTTGATCTTCTCAGTGGAGATGGAGTGTTGCGCACGACCATAACCCTGGAGAGAGAAGCCAATGTTACAGACCCGTCCTGGCTCTGGGTGTCCATCAACAGCAACACCAAGCAGCCGGCTTGGGGGGCATCCCTGGGTGGAGCCAAACACAGccatccctccctgcctgccccggGGAGCTCTCCTGCAGAAAGGTGGCTGCCATGGTGAGCCAGGGCGCTGTCCCAGGTGACGAGACAGATGGAGTCACCACTGCGgcttggagaaggaagagggagaggctgcTGTGCTTCACGCCAAAACGTGGAGTGTCTCCAAGAGCTGGGGGACAGTGACGGACCAGCCAGGCCTCGTGTAGGAACAGGACGGCCCCCCAGggctgaggggcaggcaggggcctcCCTCCCACTCCACGTGGGAAATGGGCAGGACACTGGAGGAAGGAGTCAGCAGCTGACACAGCCCAGAGACCCCAGCCCTGCAGGCCTCCTGGGGGTAGGGCAGTGGGTGCTGGTGAGAGCTGGTCTCTGGACCCGGGGCGCCTCGGGGCTCACCATGGAGTAGCCGTACACGTGGATCTTCTTGTCCTGGCTCTGGTGAGAGATGCGCCCGCCTCCCAGGCACTCACAACTATAGCCCTTCTTCTGGATCTCGCCCGACACCTTGTCATAGATGTCAGCTGGGACAGGGAAGGCAGCTCAGCACCCGCCGCGGCCCCTGGGCGGCCAGGGCACCGGACGCTCCGGCTGGGAGCAGCTCCTCCACGCTGGGACGCCACGAGACGGAGGAAGGGGTGCACCCGGGCAAGGGCGCTGGCACTAGGAGACGGGGGTCGGGCCACGGcagccccctgccctccaggaccCTGACTCCCCTGAGCCAGCTCAGGGTCAGACCTGGCACAGGATCGCCTCGCGCCgtcagccccgccccgccccggcccggccccgcccccgagcAGGCGAGgccagccccggccccgcccccgagcCGGCTGGCCCCGCCCCGCAAACGCCCTCCGGCCCCGCCCTCACCATGGTACTCGGCCCACTTGTAGCCGCGTACGATCTCCTTGCTCTCCCCGGTCGGGGCCTCGGAGGGCGGCGCCGAGTGAACTCGAATCAGCACGTACTTGAAGACGCCGTCGGAATCGATGTCCACATCGGCGATCCGGGCGAGGTCCGCCGCCGCCATGTTCCCTGCCGGCCGCGGCCCTTCCCCCCGCGAGCCCGGGTTGAGTCATCCCCGCGGGAGGCGGGCTCTGGGAGCCCGGGACCAATCGCGCGGGGGCATGCGTGCTGGGGCCCAGAGCCTCAGCCAATCGGGCCGCCCACCTGCAGCACGGCCTGGCCAATGGCAACCTAGCTCCTTGCACCTCTGCGGCCACGCGGGTCCCTCTTAAAGGAGAACAGCGAACCCGGAGTGGGTGGGGGTGCAACCCGGCCAAGCGGGCAGTTCTTTCCAGCGGGGCCTGGGAGGCGGCGTGGGCGGCGGGCTCGGGGGCGGGCTCCTCCACGGGGGTTCGGCGGCCCGCGAGGCCCTGACCGCTCCCCGTCCCCTCACCGCCCGTGTCCCAAGGCCTCCCTCCCCGTCCCCCACCGCGTCCCgagtcctccctctccctcctcccgccGCACCCCAAGGCCCTCCCCGTCCCCACCCGGGCCCCCCTCCCGGTCCCACTcacgcctcccccgcccccaaagaGCAAGCGCTGCCACATTTGAGTTGTTTTACTTGGTTCGAAAGCGTTCGGCCCTGGACATAATCCCTGTCCAGGGTCACTCCTGGCCAGCCAGCCCCCGGGCGTCGGGCGGAAAGCTGGGGCCCGCGGGCAGGGGGCACGGCGGCCGGGCCCGGCAGGCCGCGAAGGCGGGTGGGGCGAGCGGGGCCCGTGGCCGGTGCCCACGCGCCGGGCCGAGGCGGGCGCGCGGGCGTTGTGGGGGGATGGGCGGGAGTGCACGAGGCGGGGGCGCGAGCCGGGAACAGGGGTTGGGGGGCGCTCGCAATTCAACTGATGGTCTCTTCTGGCCGCGACGGGGGtgctgggagccccaggagggctgTTGCGAGGCCCGGGGACTACGATCACTCGCCCTTATGGAGCCAGGGCGGTGGGCCAACGAGTGTGCGCTCCCGGAGccgagccggagccggagccggagccgagCCGGAGCCGAGCCGGGTCGCCAGCCTCGCGTCTCCAGCGCACGGCATCGGGCGAGGCCAGAGCAAGCGCGCGGGGCGTCCGTGTAGTCACACCCCCATCCCTCCGGTGGACTCCGCCCTGGTCAACTAGCTCGGTCCGGCGCCCGCTCCGAACGGGGAACGTCCAATCTTTTTTGTCCTCCCTACGTTGGCGACTCGGAGCCCCTTCTGGGCCGCCTCTGCGGTCCCTCCCGCTCATCCACCCTGCGCGTCTTCTCCCGCCCTCCCACTCTGCCCCGGCACCCAGCCAGGAGCCTCCTGTCCGTGTTGGGCAGACAGACAGCCTGACTCACGCCCTGCCAGGACTCCGCTCTCGGCTGGATCCTGCCGGCGTCCGCACCCACGTCCTCTTTCCCCCTCCCGGGGGGTCCCCTCCTCTGTCTTGGTGTCCTGCGCCACGCCTGAAGACCTCCGGGTACCCCTCCATTGCTGCTTGTCCCAAACTCTCCTGCGAGGGCCCACGACAGGGCGGCCGGAGGGCGGGCAGCGCCGCCAAGGTGCGCGCTCGGGGTCCCGCTGTGGTCTCTCTAGCCCGGGCTTGAGCCAGCGGGAACGGGCCGTGCAGGGCCCCCACTAGCCTTTTCTGCTCGGGACACGAACACACCGGGACAAGTCAGGGTGTCCTCCGGAGAGGACCGGCCTCCGAGCAGGGGGAGACCCCAAACCACAGGAAACGGGTGGAGGCACGTAAAAGGACGGGATTAGGCTCTGATCTACCCGGCCTGGGGAGGTTCCCGGGAGGCATTGTGGGCGTCAGGGAATGGGCTGACCGGATCTCTGCGGTGGGGTCTGCAGTAGTGACCCGTCCTCTTGAAGGCAGGGCCGGGCGGCCCTCAGGCCCACCCCGCCTCCCAGCGGGGAGCACCAAGGGGCCGAGGACCGGCCTCCGGGGAGGCCCCAGGgctagctgggggagggggagggcaaggCGGGGCCTGTGACCTCCAGAGGGAGGGGGTCTGGGCGGAGCTTGTGGCGAACAGGTGGAAGACTGGCGGGGAGCTCGGCTCGGCCTGAGGGGCCGGGCGGGGCTCCCGGTGGGCTGGGCGGGGTCTGAGTAGGCAGCGGGGCTCGGGGACAGGCCCTCGGTGGACTGCGCGGGGCTCGGGGTGGGCTTGGGGTGGACCGGGCTGTCGGTGTCTGAGTAGACGGGGCGCCGCTCGGGGGTGGGCCCCACGTGGACTGGGCGGGGTCGGAGGGGGCGGGCCCTGAGCGGGCTGGGCGGAGCCCGGGCGCGACCCCGAGGCTCACATGATGTCGTCCAGCAGGTTGGCGCTGGCCACCCAGTCCAGCGCGCGTGGCTCGGAGGCGGCCATGATCATGCACATGAAGGGGCGGCCGGTGCGCCGGTCCGTGGGGTAGATGGTGGTGGGCGTGAAGCGCCGGTTGGCCTCGACGAACTCGCAGAGCTGCTCGTAGACGCGCGGGAACTCGTGGCGCAGGAAGACGCCGCGCAGCCGCAGCTCGCGTTGGATGTGGATGAAGGCCACCTCGCGCGCGCGCCGGCCTGCTTCGCCCTCTTGGTCCAGGCCGGCGGTGCCGGGCGGCGGAGTCAGGATCAGCGTCTCCATGTCGGGCTCGCGACCCCGGGCCGGGGGCGGACGCGCGGGGCTGCCGGCGGCCAGCGCCACCTTGGCGAACTTGCGTACCGTGGGCCCAGGGCTGCGCGGCGCGGGCGCGGGCCGGCCGGAGGCGCCGGGGGGCGCGGCGCCGGGGCCCACGGCCACCGacacactgagcaggaagcactCGGCCGGCTCGTAGAGGCGCCCGGCGGCCGCCAGCTCGCGCGCATAGCTGCCCAGGGGCGCCGCGTGCGTGGCCAGCTCGCGCAGGGACAGGTAGGTGGGCGACAGCAGCAGCCCCTCGAGGCCGAAGCGCAGGAAGTTGTCTGCGGAGCCCGGGCTCGGGAAGCCCAGGAAGAGCACGCCGCGGCCGCGCGACAGGAAGCCGACGCGCGCGATGCGCGAGAAGGCGCGGTGCACCGGGCCGCTGTCCCGGCAGAACTGCAGCACGTGGCGGCACACGCTGCCCACGCGGCCGTACACGCAGCGCGCCTTGTGCGCGTCCCAGTCCTCGCGGCGGCACAGGCGCGAGCAGTAGTAGGTGTAGCAGCTGTGGCACGACTTGAAGTAGAGGCAGGCGTTGAACATGGTCTCCGTGCGCCGGCAGCGCGCGTTGGAGCACGTCATCAGGTCGTCCTCGTCGGCGCTGGGCTCCGGGGACGCGTCGGCCGCCTGCCCCTGGCCCGCGGGCTCCTCGGCGCTGCCGGCCGACGCGGGAGGTGAGCGCGGCGCCAGCGCGGGCGCCCCGGGGCCGGCGGGCCGAGAGTCCAGCAGGCGGCGCAGGTGGCGGCCCAGGCCGTCAGCCGCGGGGTCGGGGGCCGGGCCGGCGGGGGGCCGAGAGTCGATGACCAGGTCGGTGATGAGCTCGTCCAGCTGCTCGAGGCTGCGCTGGCGGCCACCCGTGGGGCCTTCCGGGGCGGCAGGCGGGGACCGCCGCGGCCGCCCCCCAGGcagctcccagcccctggcagtcGGACGCTCGGCGGCGCGCAGGTCGTTGTCGGTGATGGTGATCTCCGGCGTCACGTACCAGTTGCGGCCCAGGCCCTCGCCCGCTCGGCCCTTCTCTGACAGTGACGTCTCCGACAGGGACAGCGCGGCATAGCGTCTGGGCGAGGTGGATAGGTTCACCACGACGGGCGGACGCCGGCCTTCGGGGGATGTGCCCCGCGGCTCCCGAGCCTCGCGCCCCAGCAGGTTCTCATAGCTGCGGCCGCGGCCCAGGGGGTCCTCCCTGCGCGGCCCGGGCCCGGGCGCCAGGATGTTGTCCCAGGAGCGAGAGTAGTGGCGGCTGTCGGTCACCAGCCGGGGCGGGCTGGTGCCGGTGCCGCCGTGCCAAGAGGCCAGCAGCGCGCCAGAGTCCTGGGGAGGCACGACCTGCAGGGTGCGGTAAGGCCGCAGGCCCCAGTCACCCCAGGCGGCGCTGTTGCGTGGGTGGGGGTAAGTCCGAGCCAGGGCGTCGCGGTCGCGGTACCGTCCGAAGTCCTCTGTGTAAAAGGGGCGGAGAGGGGGGTGAGCCCGGGCCTCCTCGGGAGCATAGCGGGGGCCGCCGTAGACTCGCGCCGCCTCCGCATAGTAGGAACGGGAGGGCGGTTCCTGGACCGGGAAGGCGCGCACTTCCCCCGCATAGTAGCCCCCGCTGCGCCTCGGACTGGGCACAGGGGGCTCCTCGGACGGGAAGGGCCTGACGTAGTAGCTGTCCAGCGGCGGCCCGGGGCTGGCAGGAAACCCGCCAGGGTGGCCCTCGGGTTCCTCGGTGTAGAAGAATTGGGTGGGGCCCGGCGGCGTGGCGAAGGGCAGGCTTCGGCGCTCCGTGTAGTCCCGGGGCCCAGGCAGCGGACCGTCACAGTACAGCGCCCGGGGGTCCGCGCAGTACGTGTCGCTGGGGGTGGGCGTGCGCGAGAGCCCCATGTGGCGAGGCCCGGGCACGGTGAGGCCGTGGAACTGGGGGGCGACGCGTGCCCAGGGCGTGGTCTCCGCGGGCCCGCAGGACCGAGAGCCCCGGGCGGTGTGCTGCAACACCGCGTCGTCAGGCTTGATGTCCAGGCGGCAGCGGACATGGGGCGCGGGCCCGGCGGGCGGCTCCGGGGGCGCGCAGCGGCCGGTGGTGGCGCAGAGGGGCGCCATGCGGCCGGGGCCGCCCCGTTGCGGCTGCAGCTTGATGGGGTGCAGCTCGTTGGCGAGCGCGCGCAGCGCGGGGTACGCAGGCTCCCTGTGCGGCGATGCCTCTGCCCGCGCCGTCCGCTGGGCTTCCCGGCCTCGGCGCGGCAGCACCGGCGGCGAGGCGGGCGCGGGCGCCAGGCCCGGGGCCGCGCGGGGCGCACTCTTGGAGCGGGCGCGGCGCCGGGACTCGCCGTCGCGGGGCCGGGTGCGCGGCGCCGCAGGCTCTGGGGGCGGTGGCTCTGTGCGGGCCTCCATGGGCGCCCCGTCCAGCGCCTCCAGGAAGTCAAAGCTGCGGCAGTGGCGCTTGTTGAAAGGCGCGGGCGCAGTAGGCGGGCGCTCACATGGCGAGTGCCGCGACGCGGGCCCGGGGGCCGCCACCTTGATGTCCTGGTACACGGTCGACACCAACAGGTCCGGCGGGTCCGTGCGGGTCATCTTAAAAGAGGTCCCCAGGCTGGCGGTTGCCGCTTACTCTGCCTTGGGGGACTTTAGCCCTGGTGGGAGATGCGGGTCAGGGTGGCCCCTCTGCAACCCAGGCCAGGTGACACCCCTGCAACGGCCCCACTTACCTGGGGTGCAGTGGACGCAGCAGTCCTGGCTGCTGGCCTTGGCTGAGGCCGCAGGCTCTTGCTCCATGCCGGCGTCAGGAGCACCTGCAGGAACCCAGGTGTCCAGCCACTCAGGTCCTGCCGCTTGCCCCTGGGCCCTCCCTTCGGGGCCACTTTCTGCTGGGATGGAGCCAGTCAGCCAGAAAGGCCATGCTGTTGCTGCGGTCCCCAAGCTCCTGCCCCCATATCCCTGGATGGTCCCTCTGCTCCCAGTAGTGACCCTTGGGCAGGTTGGGGTAGAGAGCCTCctcctggggcaggaaggagggaggggtcCCAGCTGGAATGACTGCTCATGTGAAGCCTTATTTACAGATTTCTTCGGAGGAGCTGGCTTCACAAGACCCTGGTGACTGAAGCCCCTCCTAGTGCCCAGCGCAGAGCAGGCCCTCTGATGGGGCAGGCGAGGGGGACTCCCGGGGCCCCAGACTTCATTGGCTCTGCACAAAGTTGCTGAGGCTCCCTACTCCCTGGCTGGCCAGGTGGGCCATGGAGTCCCTCTTCCAGTTCCGCAGTGGCTGCTGCACTGGGAATGGTCGCCTGAGCCAAACCCCAGGCGTGAGGCCCCAGTGGGCACTCATGTGGGCCCAGCAGGTTCTGACCTGCCCCACTTTGAACCCTCTGTGTGTGCCCAGGCCAGGATAATGTCCCACAGAGGGCGTACCCGGGCCTGAAAGCCCCCATTCCTTTGCAGAAACCTTGTCTGATCCGCAGTATCTTGGGGTGGTTGAAACCCACCAAGCTTGTTGGGGTTGTCACGACAAGGACTGGAGagtaccccccaccccctgcagcttTGCAGCCTGTGCCCTGCAGCTGGGAAGCCAGGAACCGGCTGCAGGACCACGTGGGGGCGTGAGCCACGAGCTCATGGCCGCCCCTCTTCCCCTGAGCGGCGCACCAGGCCAGCCCGCACGCCGGGGAGGCAGGGTGGTGGGCGGGTAAAGCCCCCCTCCTTGTTCACTGCTTCTCGGGAGAGGGCCCTCTCCACAGCGGCTCAGGAAGGCTCCATGGCAACCTGAGGTCCCTCTACCCCCGCAGTGGGGGCTGGGCTAGGGTCCACCCTATGCACTGGGCTAATGTTCATGCTTGGGCCACCGGCCCAGCTGCTGCCCCCGGGGGCTGGCCCGGTTGGGTCAGGTCTCTGGCGATGCTGGCGGCCCCTTCCTCACACCAACGGGCAAGTGTGCCCCAGGCTGAGCGAGGGCAAGCAGGGGGCTGGGTGCTCACCTGGCAGGATCTCTGGCCGCCAAGTCGACCCTCTGTGTCCCAGGGGCTTTCTGCCTGCAGGTCTGCTCTTCTGGGTCAGGGCCACGGGGCGTCGGTGTCTGTCCCATCCTAGCCCTGCGCCCTCCGCTGTTCCGTCCCTGTCCACAGGACTGTCCCCTTCTCACCCCTTTCCATCCTAAGCTCAGAGCCAGGCCGGGATTGGGGGTCTGATGACAGGGCATGACGCTCCGCCCCAGGGAAGTGAcagcccagctctgctgctgcGGGGGGTGAGGAGCTGGACTGGGTGACGCCCCTCCCCTTGGTCATGGGGCCGGTCGGCCCTTGCGGGGGTCCCAGGCCCAACGAGCCCCTCCCGCGGCCCTCCCCGCCGCACAGCCCTGCCCCCGCCCTGAGCGCCTCGCGTGGGGACCCGCTGGTGTAGCTCCGGGGCGGGCCCCCAGCCTTGCGGGTGCCCCCCGCCCCGTGATAGCGCCGTGGGGCAGCGGCCGGCGACCCCTTACCTGGGCGCTGCTTCCCCGCCGCGCGCGCCCGGTGGGCTGCGCAGGCCTGCGCCCGCTCCGCCTTCCCGGCTCCGCTCCGCGGCGTCCCCGGCACCGGCAGAAGCTTCGAGGCAGCGGCGCGGAGGCCGCCGGCCGCTCAGTGCTGCCCCCGCTGGTGGCCGGCGGGGCTGCACTTAAAGGGGCCGTACGGTGGGCCTGGGACCCGTGGGGCCCAGCAGCTGTGTGTCGGTGCTGAGTGCCAGGTGACACGCTCTCCCTCACGTCCAAGGTGCAGACCTCGGGTCCAACCGGGGTGGCTGCACCCAGGAGCGCCCTGCTAGCCCCGCCCTCCAGCCGtatacccaccccccacccccgacccggGCAGCTGGTGGCTCGATGGTGGCCTTGGAGCCCGGCCTGGAGGAGACCCAGGCTCTGGCTGGGGCCGCTGACAGCTCCCGGAATTCACACCTCCGCCAAGCCCTTACAGGAGCAGATGGGCTGCTCCCAGCCCCACTGGCCTCTGCTTTGCCGAGCCGGAGGCCCCAAACTGGCAGGTACCTGGGGCCAGATGGGCACGGCGGAGCGTGGCCCGCAGCCTCCAGTGTCCAGCATGCTCAGACTCTCCGGGACAAGGGTACACTGCTTGGCTCCCTGGGGGCCAGTGTCTGGGTGAGTGGAGGGCTGTCACCACCCTGCACAGGTCTGCACGTGGCCTACTTCCGAACCACAGGGTGACATCCACGTCTAGCCGCCCAGCCCCTCCCAGACACGATGCTGAGCCGGGACACAGTCTGACTTGGCAGAGGTTGGAGTCATGGATGCCCTTGGCTCCTATGGGCAGAACCTGCCCTGTTGTGGGTCCTTTAGATTCAGGGCCCTGGGCAGGTTCACCTCCCGTCGGcctgactccccccccccccccccccgggggccgCCCCCGCCCGGCAGGCGTCCCCGGCTGGGGGCTAATGTCCCTAAGGGGTCCTCTGGGTGCCTGGCCTTCAGCTGGGACTGCTGTCCTGCATCCTCCAGGGTACAGAACTGTCTGGCCTaggcccaggggctggggaaggggaggctcTCCggactgagcagggaggcctggctttgaccccccctccccccgagtGCATGGTTCTCCTGGCAACTGTGGAGGTGGCAGGTGGGGGCTGGGCGCCGGCTGGGCCTCAAGAGGACGCTGGGCTGAAGGCAACGGGCAGGGTGGCTGGAACAGGGCAGCGCCTGCCAGAGGCCAGTAGGGTAGACAGTAGAGCAGAGCTACACTTGCCCTAGGAAGGCCGGGAGTCCACAGGAGTTCCTGGGCACCGCTGCCCAGCCCTGACCGAGGGGGGCTGGGACAGGTGCGCCAGGCCACGGCTCGGGCAGCCGGCCTGCACGAGGCAAGGCACACCTGGGGCTGAGCCTGCTGGGAAGGCCTCTGTGGAcgccctccctgggcctcctgtCCGGGGACAGCTGCCCCTCGGGGGGAGGCAGGGAACTCGGgaccttcccacccacccacccggGGAGACCTGAGACAgatggggcgggggcaggagccGTGGACAGGGAGAagcaacacagacacacagtaaAACAGGAGAGCTTTATGGTCGGAGTGGAGCGTTGGAGAACGAGAGAAACTGTGAGGACCCCCCGGCCTGGTCGGCAGCAAGCCCAGCGCAGGTGCAGAGCTGGCCCCTGGGCCCCCGGGGGAGAGCCAACCGCGGGGAAGGTGCCAGTGCTGCCTGGCGTCTGCCCCCCATGCCAGAAGGGGCAGGAAGCGGAGCCCACCTGTGGCGGGGGGGCTGGGAGAGCGAGTGCGCGGGCTGGGGGCAAGCAGGAGCCAGGCCAGTGACGAGGACGCACCCCGCCCTGTAAACAGCCGTGCGGCCTCCTGGGCCTCAGTCCCATCCCTGAGAAGCGCTGGGGGCCAGCTGCCCGCAGAGCCCCGCCCAcaggcccccaccccacagcaccCCCCGCCAGCGTGGAGTGGGCCTGTCGCCCTCCGGGGCACCCCAGCAGTCGGTCGGCGGTGCTAGGCCTACAGCTCCTCGTAGTCCCCGCCTCCGCGGAGGTGGCCGCCTGAGGCTGCGCCCCCCAGGAAGGCCTCCAGCTCGTCCACGGCCGTCCTCTCCGGGGcccggggccgccgccgccgctcctgccggccctcctccctgtccctgctcTTGCGCTTGCTCCTCTTCCTCGCggccttctcttcctcctgggaAGGGGGCACCTCAGGTCGTGGGGGCACCAGGGCCCCACACCCCCAGCCGGCGCGTGGGAGGCGGGAGGCAGGGTGCCtacctctttgcttttcttctttttctttttcttttcttttgtgggaGGCCTGCCCTCCTTATCTGCAGAGAGAAGACACAGCATGGGCCTGTGACTCCCCGGCTGGCCAGTGGGCAGCGTGGCCCGTCCTTGTCACTGGCGCACAGTGGCAGGAAGGCGCACTGCGGCGACGCTGCAGCGACCCAGAGGGACCAGCGCCCGCACCCGATGCCAGGCAGATACACCTCACCCTAGCACGAGCCGGGGGGTCCTTCCCTCTCCGCTCTGGGGACAAGGAACCGCTGGGACACGTCTCATGTGACCCAGCTGGTCAGCCTCGGCTGGGTTCAAGGGGCTCAGGAGAGAGGgcggggaaggggacagggggCCGTGCAGCTGCCTGGGGCGACACAGCGCCGCGAGTGCTCCACGGGCCCGCGGACCATGAACCTCCTCCCTGGGGTGGCAGGACTCCAAGTCCGTCCGGCTCGCAGCCCTGCTGCCAGGCCACCAAATGCCACCTGTGCAGATACTGGGCCAGGCGCCCCCTGCCGCCCGTCCTTCCAGCATGGTCCTGGCACGCACCCCGTGACCCACACCCCCCGGCCCCCAGACTACCTTCATCGCTGAGCTCCTTGCGGCCTGCTTCCACCGGTCCCAACCCAAAGAGGTCTGAGTCATTCTTCAGTCTGAAGGAAGACACAGGCGGCTGGGGCGGCTGGGGCGGCAGGGGCGGCTGGGGCGGCAGGGCGGGACCGGCATCCTCGTCCGACCCGTCAGAGAGGTCCTCTCGCACTGGGAACTCGTC encodes:
- the AJM1 gene encoding apical junction component 1 homolog, which gives rise to MTRTDPPDLLVSTVYQDIKVAAPGPASRHSPCERPPTAPAPFNKRHCRSFDFLEALDGAPMEARTEPPPPEPAAPRTRPRDGESRRRARSKSAPRAAPGLAPAPASPPVLPRRGREAQRTARAEASPHREPAYPALRALANELHPIKLQPQRGGPGRMAPLCATTGRCAPPEPPAGPAPHVRCRLDIKPDDAVLQHTARGSRSCGPAETTPWARVAPQFHGLTVPGPRHMGLSRTPTPSDTYCADPRALYCDGPLPGPRDYTERRSLPFATPPGPTQFFYTEEPEGHPGGFPASPGPPLDSYYVRPFPSEEPPVPSPRRSGGYYAGEVRAFPVQEPPSRSYYAEAARVYGGPRYAPEEARAHPPLRPFYTEDFGRYRDRDALARTYPHPRNSAAWGDWGLRPYRTLQVVPPQDSGALLASWHGGTGTSPPRLVTDSRHYSRSWDNILAPGPGPRREDPLGRGRSYENLLGREAREPRGTSPEGRRPPVVVNLSTSPRRYAALSLSETSLSEKGRAGEGLGRNWYVTPEITITDNDLRAAERPTARGWELPGGRPRRSPPAAPEGPTGGRQRSLEQLDELITDLVIDSRPPAGPAPDPAADGLGRHLRRLLDSRPAGPGAPALAPRSPPASAGSAEEPAGQGQAADASPEPSADEDDLMTCSNARCRRTETMFNACLYFKSCHSCYTYYCSRLCRREDWDAHKARCVYGRVGSVCRHVLQFCRDSGPVHRAFSRIARVGFLSRGRGVLFLGFPSPGSADNFLRFGLEGLLLSPTYLSLRELATHAAPLGSYARELAAAGRLYEPAECFLLSVSVAVGPGAAPPGASGRPAPAPRSPGPTVRKFAKVALAAGSPARPPPARGREPDMETLILTPPPGTAGLDQEGEAGRRAREVAFIHIQRELRLRGVFLRHEFPRVYEQLCEFVEANRRFTPTTIYPTDRRTGRPFMCMIMAASEPRALDWVASANLLDDIM
- the PHPT1 gene encoding 14 kDa phosphohistidine phosphatase, with translation MAAADLARIADVDIDSDGVFKYVLIRVHSAPPSEAPTGESKEIVRGYKWAEYHADIYDKVSGEIQKKGYSCECLGGGRISHQSQDKKIHVYGYSMGYGRAQHSISTEKIKAMYPDYEVTWADDGY